AGATACTGAAAAGTTAGTAGTTCCTTACTTGCAAATATGATACTGATGTCTACTCTTGATAACTAGTACCCCGCCACATTGTTGGAGAAACTGAGTTGGATGCTTCTAGAGAGGGAAGAAGCCTTGTGGAGTTCAAATATGCTTGTGTTGGTTACTCTGTGTACTCAAATGGAAAGGATCCTTCAGTGGACGGCCAACAGACACAAGCAGAATTGCCAATTTGTGTTGGCCTCGAGGTTATTATCTCAACTTTTgtcgtttcttttttctttgcctTATTTGGTCTATCGTTTTACATTTTGGATTGGGTGTTTTATCAGCACCTAGTGGAACTAAATACTTATGTTAGGTGGTTGTGCCTTGGTGATCCTCTCAGTTATGATATTATCATATTAGCGAGACACCATGCTTATTGCTTCTTGATGAACGAGAATCTTTGCTTTAAATTTTCTTAATCCAATAAGTTGCATACTTTCTCAGCTGAAGTAAAGCATATGCAAATAGGAAGGTGATATTGATAGCGTATGACTTTTACATTCTCAGATTTTAACTCTTTTCAATAAGTTGTTGAGTCTTGTAAATGATAACAAAGGAACTGCCTAATTTTTGTTCATTATCATCGGAAAACGGAAGCTCACGAGCGTAGTTAACCCTTGCTGCAGGCTTTGGTAGGCAAAAGAGCAAGTGCACCTGACTCTGTTCCTGCTCATGTTCATGTTCATAataaagaaggtaattttattTGCACTATGACTGTATTAACTATTTTTGTTTCTGCTACATGTGAATTATGGACTCATGCTTAGGTATCGAGGCTTTCATATTAGAGCAGTGGCATGTGATTATTTTGTACTTGCTTCGAAAAAGGATGAGAGTAGGTAAAACTAATTGGAAGAACTGTCTATCTGAGTGTATTGAACTCCGAATAGTGGTGCGCTTGTATGTAAAGGAAAGATGGAATGAAGTATATTGCTTTTAAGTATCAAGTCAAGAAGCCACTGCAGTGCAGTTGGCCATCTCATTTGGCCTTCCCAGTAGAGGCgtgagttcgagccccacgggGGCTCGACCGGTgtccagggctatggatagcctctagACCCCTTGTGAACTAACatactaactaactaactcCCATGATCCCGCTGATGTATAAaggtgacaaaaaaaagtaacaaGTCATACACAACTCACTGTGACAGCTGTTGCCTTAGAATGTAATTGGGAGTTTAGAAGCGTAGTGTAGAGCAGTTGCAGTGACAAAGGTCTTTTATAATCATCATTGTTATATTTTACGGTTTGACTTGCAATCGACTTGGTCAAACTGTCAAATTATATTGACTGCTAAAGTTGTTACTGTGTTGAAATATTATTGTGGTGTCAAGGCATAATTCTTTTATTTAGAGGCTGTTTGAGAACCCCTCATTTGGCAAGGACTAGGCTTCTTATCTTGTCTTTTCTGGTGACATCAACTGTTACGGGAAGTTAATGTCTTGTATCTATTATCATTCCATTAACTGGCATTTTCAGTTAGTTATTTGATTATcattgttattgttatttgcaatagttatttttattcaataccTGGTATGCTGTGTGGCTTCCCTTCTGTTGACTACCATTTGCTGTTTCTTTCTTGAAGATTCTCATGGATTTCCACAGCCACAGCCACAGCCTCGAACGCATCAGCCTGCTCGTTTCCAAGGGGACGAGTTCATGAGCAAGTAAGTCAACAATATGATTTCTTTTTCAATAAGCTTTGTGTAAGACCCAAAAGGATTGAGATATGTATTTTGTCAAAACTGCAGATTTTCAAGAAATGCAGGCTTGGTTGCAATGGGGGTGGCCAAGAACCTGTATCGAGTAGGCAATTCCATCAAAGGACGTATCGATGGCATTCTGTACCCGTACCGAAGCCGACCAAAGTAAGATTGCCAATTTCCCTGTACAACACCAGCGAAAATAAACAAGCAGCAACCTGGCTTTGACCTAATTCTGCATTCTGTTTGAACCCAAACACTTTCTtccccttcttcctcctcctcccatTCTGTTCTGCTCCTCAAAGCATTTGTCCAGTTGCAAGGGATAGATGGCATTTTCTCACTCTGTCGAAAACGGTTCGATACTGTTTTGATGGCTATCTATTGTTGGTATTTAGCTTAGGCATCTGGGAGCTTGGATTGTATTGAGAGTTGGCCTTGTTCTTATGTAAAGTCTTGACTCTTGTTTTCTGTAAAAATACTGGGTTTTAATGTTATAATTGAATTCACTATATGCTTCTCGGGTGCTGCGGTTGAAAATTTTCCAGTGAAATGAAATTTCTTAGATATGGTAGTGTCATTGAAGTAtagtttttattctttcttcttgTTGGTTTAGAAGGTGGTCGTTTAATTGATTAGATCAGGTCGAAGGCTAGTATAGGGCTGTAGAGGAGCCAGAAAGTAGGTTCTTGAAGTTTGGCTTGACGACACGAGCTTTAAAAttgtgttcaagcttggttcgTTTACAATTAGAGTTGAAAGTTGATGTAGTTTTCCTGTGATCTTTATGATTAATGGTTTCTtctttcgccgttcaaaaaaaagaatgtcGATGTAGTTTTTTACCGAATTGAAAGCTCGAGTAGGTTCAGTTTTACAAAGGTTTGGGATAGATCATTTAGCATTCAGGTAAGAAGAGAGTAGAAGTAATGCATGAATTACCTGTGTTGAAAAGGTTTTACGACAGTATGCTTGAATGGGAACATTCATATGTTCAGTTTTCCTCCAGTTCGGTCCAGCTTTAGGCCGTGGTGGCCCCATTCTAAGCTCACAGTGGTGATTAGAACTATTCATTGATCTAACATCAATATCTATTCAAACAAATACCATGAAAGCACACGAAAAAGTGATGGATTCGGAATACATGTTAAGTCACggataaagaaaaaagagcaaTGCTAGAAACCCAAATAACTTACCCCGAAAAGGGAAATCAAAGGTCCAAATTTACTCATAAGATGATATGgacttttgatttttcttttcggGGTATTTTTTAGGTAAGTTTTTTGGATGTCCAGCATtaatgaagaaaaaattggagttccttaagaagttctgccaaagataaatgcattctGTTCATAGTATAGTTGAGGCGAAAATtcttaaaactctcagactggAGTGAGTTAAGGACGAAATTGATCAAGGCCTCGGACcccaaggatctctagttcgTTCAGAAGAGCCATCATCttcagaacatgatccctaattGGGATCCCTTCAACATGGGTTATGCTCACCAATTCTTTTATAGCAACTAGCCTTGCTGCACAATTTTGATCCCCAGACATTTCTTTGAGGTTCAACATCATATCGTAAGCAGTTTCCATAAACtgatgctgatgttgcaatatattTGACATAGAAGCCAGAATATAACACTGCGCCATCTCATCAATCTTAATTCAATCCTTATAAGGCTTTGTTTCCTATTCTGTGGCATTCTCATCAGGTTTTAGAGGGTAGTCCTCAAACAACACATATTTGTGCCCCTCaacagttaacacaatattcaaatttcttttctaatcaatatagtttgatccaataagtttgttttctttgagaataatgtcaggtggattgaaagagcccatttttgaatctgagaatcaaataacataacaacaattatgatgggcaataaaaattttgaatttcattttaatatcgGTTTCTtcaaccacatgttaaaagaaaaaatattggCAACCTTACACACCGTGAAGAGTATGCTTCGATGGGAAGTCCTCTACTCTTCATCATTTGATTTTCAAAGCACATGCAGAAAGCATTTACAAGTAAACACCAACGAATTTTTCTATGCCGGGTGATAGCATGTGGTGCCCTTCGACGCATTCGAGCCATCCATTTTCGATTTGGATAGCTctgatttggagagaaaaagaggaaagtggtagggagaggagagagagggttttagaTTCGtgttgtgggggggggggggggggggggggggcgctcACGTGTAAATACATATGAGCTAGATATGTGCGATTGATTGATGATTAGAGAAGGGAAAATAGAAGTGATTTAGAGGAGTGAAGGAAGGACTGAAGGAGAAGGAGCAAGAGGACAGAAGAGACAAAGGCAGTGAATCCCTTGTCTTTCCGCGGTAGGCGAGAACGTGAATGTAACTTGTATTCTTTTCTTATTCGTCACAGAGTAAAAATAATCGATGCATTATTTAGAACCTTAAGAGCCGATGTAACTTGTACTCTTATTTTCTTATTCGTCACGGAGTAAAAATTGGCAAGAACGTGAATGTAATAAAACAAATTATTAGAAAACCACTATTGTGATGCATttgtgttttgtgttcttgattaCTCCATCTGTAAATATTTATTCAATCCGCAAAATGAGAACTCCAAAATAATGTcttttcaagaaatttttttttaattttttataaattaaaaaaacccatcgatatctagtgaattgttgaaagaaatttgaatttttcttgcaaaaattgtataatTTTTATATTATCGTTTTGTGGACCAGATAAACATTATAGGATGGAGAGAGCATCTTTTTGCCCGTTGTGTACCTACAGTACACCTTTTTCACGGGTAGGAAAGAGGATAAGAGGTCGGTGATAACCGTGATATAGATGAGTAGTACTGTACTATATAGTAAACCACAGGACCGCAGGACGAGAATAAGAGGACAGAAGTATAATACACAGGACAAGAGTGCACAGTGTAAACGTTTACTTGGGGAAGGAAAGAGGACAAGAGGTCGGTGATAATAATAAACAGTCTACCTATCGCGGGCGTAGGGGAATCAGGGCTATGTATAATAGTCTATGAAACTAAAACTAATCTAACATTTCGCTAATTCTCACTGATGTATATAATgttgacgaaaaaaatttactgaAACACAGGATTGCtgtcaaaagagagagagaaagagagagagagagagagagagagagatcatatCAATAGCTAATCAATCAACTAGCTAGCTAGAAGAGAGGGTAGGAGAGAAAATGGCGTGGCATTGCCGAGGTTTGTGACGATCCAATCATCATTTTTCGAAAAAACCTACTTGCGCTACGTACACGAGGATGGGGAGTTACATGGGTATCTCCAAGCCACTGGAGAGGAGATCGTGAGCCCATACGCAAAGTTCGAAATTGAGAGGGCAAAGAATGGGAATGTATTTGTTCACATAAGATGCTGTTACAATAACAAATACTGGGTAGCAGCTAACTCAAGATCTCCCTACTTCATTATTGCAGCGGCTGATGAATCTAATGAAGACCAATCCCAATGGTCCTGTACCTTGTTCGAGCCTATTCGGGTAGATGATGATACTTTTCAATTTCGCCACGTTCAGCTAGGGCGCTATTTAACCGTTTCATCTTAAGTGCCGCAAAACGCGCCTGCCTAGCTAAGAGCAAACTCAACATCTGTTACTTCTGTTGGGCTTCATGTTTTCCGTGTTGGCGATTGGGAATTGCTGTTGATATTGCCCAAACACATCGCGCTCAAGGGGGACAACGACCTATACCTCAGCGCCCGCTGGATCCAGGGATACCAGTATCTGCAGTTCGCGTCCTGTGACCATGGAGATCCTACGGTTGGGAACGAGGTGTTCATCACTAAAGATGGAAGCATCCGCATCAAGAACAATTACTTTGGCAAATTCTGGAGGCGCAGTCCTAATTGGATCTGGGCGGACTCAGACGACACCACCACCGACAACTCGGACACTTTGTTCTCCCCCGTAAAAGTTGGTGACAACGTCATCGCTCTCCGCAATTTGGGTAATGCCAATTTCTGCAAGAGGCTCACCACCGAGGGCAAGACGAGTTGTCTCAATGCTGCAGTAACCACGATTTCCCTGGAGGCACGCTTGGTGGTTGAAGAGCTTGTTATCTGAAGGaaaattttgtcaattttcGCCTCTTGGATGCGAGAATCTACGGCTAGAACATCATTACAATGGTAACTAAAACTGCCACTAACGATACACAAGAATCCAACACTGCAACACTGAGCCTCGTGCGTAAAGAGACTAAGAGCAGTACTTGTAATGCCAGCGTTTCTTTGAAGTTAGGCGTGACAACAACTATAACAACGGGCATTCCACTCATCGCAAAGGGAGAGATAGAAGTTTCGACTGAGTTTTCCTCAGAATACCAGTGGGGCAATACTGTGACAACAGAGACCGAAGTGGAGAGCGTGTACACGATCACCGTGCCGCCAATGAGCAAGGTCACGGTAAGTCTCCTAGCGACACAGGGTACATGCGTCGTTCCATTTTCTTATACTCAGCGCGACACGCTTATGAGCGGCGAGCAAGTTGTCTACAACAAGGATGATGGCGTTTACACTCGCATCAACAGCTTCAACTTCTTCTAcgaaaccaaacaagaaaatcTGTGATATGGGAAATGCGGTTACCGAATAAATTTCTTAGTGTGGTagcatttgtttttgttgttgttattgtagTTGAGCCAATAAGTTTTATCAtagtgttttgtgggtgatcactgctgaaaatctTCACGAGACTTCACTTGTCCTATTGGGACCGCCCatgggtttaaaagaactattcattttaatttgttttcattaATTGTATTTGTTTAGATTTGTTCATGACTAACAAAGTATAAGTTGGGGATGTGATAGGTGCTTAAATACATCTATTTAATCTCCTTAATTAACCTTTATTGTGCTTGTCAATTTATATGGTTACTTAGTACACTTTATGTGATTTTCAAGATTGCAAGTCACTCGGATATATCGTTTGCATGGAAATTGGACTTTAAATTGAAGAATTAAAAATAGAAGAATGCATGTTAAATTAAGAATTAAAGTATAAATACAGTAATTTCCAAAGCACATGCAGCAAGCCCGTCTAGCTCAGTTGGTAGAGCGCAAGGCTCTTAACCTTGTGGTCgtgggttcgagccccacggtGGGcgctctcttttttattttcctttttagtgTAGGTGGTGGTGTTTCCGTTTTGAACATTCCTATGCTAAAAAtctgttttgtcttttttcatcCCAATAACTCAATGGTCCAACAACACCAACAAGAGGTCACCTTAATTAAGCACCTTTTTAATGTTTGAAATCGGATGGAATTGCTTTCTCTTCTTCAACAATAGTTGACACAGACGTTTCGAGTTATCCAATTCACATGGTCCATGGATTCCTTATACTTCATCcctcccaaaatgattgtccggtccgtaaaacgaggacttaaaaataatgcatttcttttaagaaaaaatccaaatttttttcataaattaaaagaactcatcgatatctagtgaattgttaaaaaaaaattaaatttttcttgcaaaaagtatattatttttacgttctcgtttgcggaccgaacaaatattatggaacGAAGGGAGTAACATTAAAAAGGTGcttaaaaccctctctctctctctctctctctctcttgtctcaCCCTACCATttattctcctctttctctctcaaattcgAGCCATCTAAATCGACAATGGACGGTCCAAATGCGTCGAGCGGGCACCACATGCTATCACCCGGAACAGAAAAATTTGTTGGTGTTTACTTGTAAAAATAAAGCTATTGGTATCGACGGGTACCATACCGAAAATGGACCGATGCCGCGCCAGGCcaactccggccaccggacagctaatccaagccgtccaaaaattttataaaaaaagaaaaagaaatgaagggGCTTACATGAGAATCAATgacatccgatatgtgtagatactcgatccaaacacctcattttttcgtatatatatgtatatacgaaaaaagagtatttggattgagcacctacacacatcggatacAGTTGATTCTCACGAGGGCcccttcggtttttttttaaagaatttttgaacagctcagatcgaccgtccggtggccggagttgGCCCAGCGCGGCCGTCAGTCCATTTTCAGTATGGTACATGTCGATACCAATACCACTACTGTCACGTCCTCGAaattaaacataattataaataatttacataataaaaatactcacaaatatccgtacggtacccaaaagatcactgtgtttTCATTCCCTTAGTTACACTtccaagtcaaaagaattacaaataTTACAATGTCAGCTCGACAGCCCCAAATTATCGTAAGTATCGAATTTCAAAGAGAaaattagtggttacaatattccgagtcaaaaaaattacaatttaagttacaaatacatctttcaaaataaatttacaaagatgaataggtaactcctttggttagctttcaaaaataatgtctaCACttcaagcacgccaagcaatgcaagctatggttccgggttagcacctgaaaataatataaggcttgagctacactagcccagtagaaaagtctacgcaaactctatatgcaaatgagcgagacgaatgaacgaatgataaaagatcacaagacaacggaggaagcacaattttcatgaacaagtgtcccaaaatctccaatttttcttttattcaacccataaatcatacCCGTTCAATTcatgtctcaacatgtcgtgtcgtttgtgtgtctgagccgaagctcctgccgggctaattttgggaccccgatgtcctctgccaagcacccaccttgaaggttgggccttgagtgattattttgagcattagctcctgccaggctaattatgggaccctgatatcccctgtcAGGCATCCACTCGTCGATGAGCCCCGAATGTTCGCGCGTCGTTCACAAGTTCAAGTGTATCGTTCGTACGATTATCTTGCATGATGCTCATATTTATCATTTCACAGTTTCACCAATTTGACCGCATTATAAATATATTTCGTGTACCATTGACCAAAAGACATGCATGATTGTCCAACTCTTATTATTTATGTGTATATAATAATCATACAACCCATGGAATAACTTAAAActttgaaaagaaatggaacttcAGTGCACGGAAGATTCTGACATGTTGACTGGTGACCAACCGGTAGGGTACGGGAGGTACCGGTAGGAGTTAAGAAAATTTCCGAGGTTCTACCGGGTTGGAtcaagtcctaccggtacaaaaacTAATCAGAAAGGCCACCATTTTGCACGAGGAAAACTTTGCGACAGGCTATcggtaggagaaaagttctaccggtaaGAAGCTAATTTTCTGGCAACACAACAAcattctaccggtagaaaggacgggcctaccggtaggaatcaaGGAAAAGCAGACAATTCTTATAGTCACAACAGATTTTTATTCAAACTCAACGACAACCAATACAAGCTCgaataatacataaaaacacTCAAACAACATATAAAGAAAGGTAGAATTTcttacctcgagtatccaaaccgaaatTAAGAAGATTgtgcaagccctagcttccgaaatTCCAAACCAAGCAAAAATACACCAAACCGGGCTCTATTTAGCGCAATACGAGCCCAAATACGCAAATAGATGATGGAGTTTAGAgtgattgttgtgggttttgagcgATTGGGTGAGTTTTtgagtgaaagagagagagatcgagagagagaaacgagagagagccgagagatgagatgagaatggaaataaaaaaagaaaaacatttccCAGGAGATATACACGACACACACAAATGCACACATGCACTAATTACACTAAGACCCAAGATTCTTATATTCTTGCACATTGGACCACCTCAATCACATTcttatcattttcattttcattttcttcttcttcttcttttattagcattaaaaataaataagaaaatttacaggtctctacatcctaccctccttaaagaaatttcgtcctcgaaattcaAATAAACGTGCTCACTAAGTCATGCACCACTTATACATGCAAGGTCTCAATCACCAATATTATGCAACATGTTAAACATTAAAATACTGCAATCTCGAGTACTCACATTGGGTTACTCCGGCAATAAATGTGGATATTTTTCTCTAACCTCATCTTCTCGTTCCCAAGTTTGATCCTCGCTACCCTAACTTCTCCATAAGACTCGTactaacggtatcgtcttacccctcaacacttgatcgCGCGAATCTAAGATACGGACCGGTTCTTCCCCATAAGACGCATCGGCCTCTAACTCGAGTTCGGACCACTCCAACACATGCGACGTATCCGGTTCGTACTTCCTTAACATAGACACGTGGAATACGTCATTGACACCTGATAACGTCGGTGGCAAAGCCAAACGATACGCAACCTCTCCGATCTTCTCAATAATGTCGAACGACCCGATATAACGCGgcgatagctttccctttttcccaaaacgagacaaacctctacgcggcgatactttgaggaatacatgatcccattcttcaaatgacaacgggcgacgacgacgatctGCATAATTATTTTGTCGGTTTTGCGCGGTtaacaatctttggcgaatcaccttAACTTGTTCGGtcgttctctcttgagcttcctTAAGGCGTTGACAAATTACTTTCAAgctctcggaggtctccttaATCATGTCCGGTCCTACAAGCGTAGCCTCTCCCAgttcggtccaacacacaggcgatcggcacggtctcccatacaaagcctcatacagtgccatttcgatactagattgatagctattgttatACGCAAACTCAACTAATGGCAAGtggtcctcccaactaccccggaaatccatcacacaagcccgaagcatgtcttccaaaatctgaatcgttctctcggattgcccatcggtttgaggatgatacgcggtACTAAATAGAAGATTAGTGCCCAAAGCAGCTtgcaaactctgccaaaaacgCGCGGTAAACCTCGGATCTCGATCGGATACGATGGACACGGAAATCCCATGAAGTCGGATAATCTCCCAaatatacaaacggctaa
This DNA window, taken from Rhododendron vialii isolate Sample 1 chromosome 8a, ASM3025357v1, encodes the following:
- the LOC131298397 gene encoding uncharacterized protein LOC131298397, encoding MEEEVGKENETPNSNDKITNHSPQNPNKKAAKSCKGCVYYSSTFKSNNRNPLCVGISRSLPQVPRHIVGETELDASREGRSLVEFKYACVGYSVYSNGKDPSVDGQQTQAELPICVGLEALVGKRASAPDSVPAHVHVHNKEDSHGFPQPQPQPRTHQPARFQGDEFMSKFSRNAGLVAMGVAKNLYRVGNSIKGRIDGILYPYRSRPK
- the LOC131336317 gene encoding uncharacterized protein LOC131336317, which encodes MVTKTATNDTQESNTATLSLVRKETKSSTCNASVSLKLGVTTTITTGIPLIAKGEIEVSTEFSSEYQWGNTVTTETEVESVYTITVPPMSKVTVSLLATQGTCVVPFSYTQRDTLMSGEQVVYNKDDGVYTRINSFNFFYETKQENL
- the LOC131336316 gene encoding uncharacterized protein LOC131336316; amino-acid sequence: MGSYMAADESNEDQSQWSCTLFEPIRLRANSTSVTSVGLHVFRVGDWELLLILPKHIALKGDNDLYLSARWIQGYQYLQFASCDHGDPTVGNEVFITKDGSIRIKNNYFGKFWRRSPNWIWADSDDTTTDNSDTLFSPVKVGDNVIALRNLGNANFCKRLTTEGKTSCLNAAVTTISLEARLVVEELVI